A single genomic interval of Lactococcus sp. S-13 harbors:
- the pepA gene encoding glutamyl aminopeptidase, whose amino-acid sequence MELFDKIKALTEIQATSGFEGPVREYLKKRMIELGYQPEFDGLGGIFVTKTSKVADAPRIMVAAHMDEVGFMVSSIKADGTFRVVPLGGWNPLVISGQRFSLFTRDGKKIPVVTGGLPPHLLRGTGATPQMPAVSDIVFDGAFEDAAQAREYGVEQGDVIIPETETILAANGKNVISKAWDNRYGCLMVLELLEFLADKELPVTLIIGANVQEEVGLRGAKVSTTKFNPDLFFAVDCSPASDTFGDDNGRLGQGTILRLFDPGHIMLPGMKNFLIDTAQQAQIKTQVYMAKGGTDAGAAHLANEGVPSTTIGVVARYIHSHQTIFNLDDFNHAQNFLRAIVSSLDAEKVSQVKNY is encoded by the coding sequence ATGGAACTTTTTGACAAAATTAAAGCACTGACTGAAATTCAGGCTACATCTGGCTTTGAAGGCCCTGTTCGTGAATATCTCAAAAAACGTATGATTGAACTTGGCTATCAACCTGAATTCGATGGACTTGGTGGTATCTTTGTTACTAAAACATCAAAAGTCGCAGATGCACCTCGGATTATGGTTGCTGCTCACATGGATGAAGTTGGTTTTATGGTCAGCAGTATCAAAGCTGACGGAACTTTCCGTGTTGTTCCACTTGGTGGTTGGAATCCACTTGTTATTTCTGGTCAACGCTTTAGCTTGTTTACGCGCGATGGGAAAAAAATTCCAGTTGTCACAGGTGGTCTGCCTCCGCATCTCTTACGTGGCACGGGTGCTACCCCACAAATGCCTGCTGTTTCTGATATTGTATTCGATGGCGCTTTCGAAGATGCTGCTCAAGCTCGTGAATATGGTGTAGAACAAGGGGATGTTATCATTCCTGAAACAGAAACAATTCTTGCTGCTAATGGTAAAAATGTCATTTCTAAAGCTTGGGATAATCGCTATGGATGTCTTATGGTTCTTGAACTCCTTGAATTCTTGGCAGACAAAGAATTGCCAGTAACTCTAATTATTGGTGCCAATGTCCAAGAAGAAGTTGGACTTCGTGGAGCAAAAGTATCTACTACAAAATTCAACCCTGATCTTTTCTTTGCCGTTGACTGTTCACCAGCCAGTGATACCTTTGGCGATGATAACGGCCGCCTTGGTCAAGGTACAATCTTGCGCCTTTTCGATCCTGGTCACATCATGCTGCCAGGAATGAAAAACTTCCTGATTGACACTGCTCAACAAGCTCAAATCAAAACACAAGTTTATATGGCAAAAGGTGGCACAGATGCTGGCGCTGCACACTTGGCAAATGAAGGTGTTCCGTCAACAACCATCGGTGTAGTTGCACGTTACATCCACAGCCATCAAACTATTTTTAATCTTGATGATTTTAACCACGCACAAAACTTCTTGCGTGCAATCGTTAGCTCATTAGACGCTGAAAAAGTTAGTCAAGTTAAAAATTACTAA
- a CDS encoding transglycosylase domain-containing protein: protein MEKDPKESQEKIKARLEEKLSQRQEKKNRRNAPKTPKDKNNEEEHSVWSLTFHVIRGVIIVFGTLFALAGVFGAAAGVGYFARLIEVTKTPDKAEIISKINDIHGVSVINYSNGQSISDISSDLVRVTVKSDAISQNVKNALIATEDNSFLTNKGVVPKAIIRGIIGSVGGGLTSGGSTLTQQLIKQQVLGDSVTFQRKASEIVYALALNNYLSKDQILTDYLNVSPFGRNNKGQNIAGVEEAARGIFGKSAKDLTVPEAAFIAGLPQSPIVYSPYAADGSLKSKENMSYGLARQKDVLFNLYRGGYLSKADYEKYKAYDISQEFLPTAPAESQEHGYLYNVAYTEAVTKVYNYLIQRDKVSATALGNDTTKEHYQNLAEQALQNGGYTVTTTINQAVYTGMQNAVANYGSLMQDGTGIIQTGNVLMDNKTGAVYGFIGGLDYSSNQVNHAFDTERSPGSSIKPILAYGPAIDMGLMGSASVLSNYPAKYSSGQDIEHVGSTGTAMMPFSEALNVSYNIPAYWTYQTILKTGKSVEPYMTKMGYEISDYSVESLPLGGGVDPTVVQHTNGYQTLANGGKYEPWYIVDSIKDDTGKVIYQHKDTGGTQVYSEATSTIMEYMLQDAIKAQKTSKFYSNLQAINPALASGVQWAGKTGTTDNYTDVWMMLSTPTVTLGGWAGHDDNSPMSSNSGYINNAAYMAQLVNAINAADPAILGAGKSFPDPNQDANVTKSKVLVSTGEKAGKVSVKLANGKTQEVNLEGDTTTSFWATKAGAPATSYNFSIGGSASDLADAWKKILPSVDFGAAAKSN, encoded by the coding sequence ATGGAAAAAGACCCAAAGGAATCACAAGAAAAAATAAAAGCGCGCTTGGAAGAAAAACTCAGCCAGCGTCAAGAAAAAAAGAATAGAAGAAACGCACCAAAAACCCCAAAAGACAAAAATAATGAAGAAGAACATTCCGTATGGTCACTGACCTTTCACGTTATCCGTGGAGTCATCATTGTATTTGGGACGTTATTTGCTTTAGCGGGGGTTTTTGGGGCAGCAGCAGGTGTAGGCTATTTTGCGCGTCTTATCGAAGTGACCAAGACACCAGACAAAGCAGAAATCATATCCAAAATCAATGACATTCACGGTGTATCGGTCATCAACTACAGTAATGGTCAATCTATTTCGGACATCTCAAGCGACTTGGTTCGAGTTACTGTAAAAAGCGACGCAATTTCGCAAAATGTGAAAAATGCACTGATTGCAACCGAAGACAACAGCTTTTTAACCAATAAAGGTGTCGTTCCTAAAGCAATCATTCGGGGAATCATTGGCTCAGTTGGTGGCGGTCTGACATCAGGTGGGTCAACTTTGACTCAACAGCTGATAAAGCAACAGGTCTTGGGAGATAGTGTTACTTTCCAACGAAAAGCCAGTGAGATTGTGTATGCTCTAGCGCTCAATAACTACCTCAGCAAAGATCAGATTTTGACGGACTACCTCAATGTTTCTCCTTTTGGTCGGAACAATAAAGGACAAAATATTGCGGGGGTAGAAGAAGCAGCTCGAGGGATTTTCGGCAAGTCGGCAAAAGATTTAACAGTCCCAGAAGCAGCATTCATTGCAGGTTTACCACAAAGTCCAATTGTTTATTCTCCTTACGCGGCTGATGGTTCTTTGAAATCAAAAGAAAACATGAGCTATGGACTCGCCCGACAAAAAGATGTCCTCTTTAATCTTTATCGTGGGGGCTACCTTTCAAAAGCGGACTATGAAAAATACAAAGCTTACGATATTTCTCAAGAATTTTTACCAACAGCTCCAGCAGAATCTCAAGAACACGGCTATCTCTACAATGTGGCCTACACTGAAGCGGTCACAAAAGTTTATAATTATTTAATCCAGCGAGATAAAGTCTCGGCGACTGCTCTTGGTAATGACACAACTAAGGAACACTATCAAAATCTGGCTGAGCAAGCCCTGCAAAACGGTGGCTACACAGTCACAACGACAATCAATCAAGCGGTTTATACAGGAATGCAAAACGCCGTTGCTAACTACGGAAGTTTGATGCAAGACGGCACAGGGATAATCCAGACCGGTAATGTTTTGATGGATAATAAAACTGGTGCTGTATATGGTTTCATTGGCGGTTTAGACTATTCAAGCAATCAAGTCAACCATGCTTTTGATACCGAACGTTCTCCTGGTTCTTCAATCAAGCCAATTCTCGCCTATGGTCCAGCCATTGACATGGGGTTGATGGGTTCTGCTAGCGTACTGTCTAATTATCCAGCCAAATATAGCAGTGGTCAAGACATTGAACACGTTGGCTCAACTGGAACAGCCATGATGCCTTTTTCAGAAGCGCTCAATGTGTCCTATAACATTCCAGCCTATTGGACTTATCAAACCATTTTAAAAACAGGAAAATCTGTTGAACCTTATATGACCAAAATGGGATATGAGATTTCCGATTATTCAGTTGAATCACTGCCACTTGGCGGTGGGGTAGATCCAACTGTTGTTCAGCATACTAATGGTTACCAAACTTTGGCCAATGGTGGGAAGTACGAACCTTGGTATATCGTTGATAGTATCAAAGATGATACTGGGAAAGTAATTTATCAACACAAGGACACGGGAGGCACACAGGTATATTCCGAAGCGACCTCAACGATTATGGAATATATGCTCCAAGATGCGATTAAAGCTCAAAAAACGAGTAAGTTCTATAGCAATCTACAAGCAATTAACCCTGCTCTGGCTTCTGGGGTACAATGGGCCGGAAAAACAGGGACAACAGATAACTATACAGACGTTTGGATGATGCTGTCAACACCTACCGTAACCCTTGGTGGTTGGGCTGGTCACGATGATAATTCTCCGATGTCAAGCAACTCAGGTTATATCAATAATGCAGCTTACATGGCACAGCTCGTGAATGCAATCAATGCGGCAGACCCAGCTATTTTGGGAGCCGGAAAATCATTCCCAGACCCTAATCAGGATGCTAATGTCACTAAGAGTAAAGTCTTAGTGAGTACAGGTGAGAAAGCTGGAAAAGTCTCAGTTAAACTAGCTAATGGAAAAACTCAAGAGGTCAATCTTGAGGGAGACACGACAACGAGTTTTTGGGCTACAAAAGCGGGAGCGCCTGCGACGAGCTACAATTTCTCAATCGGGGGATCAGCTAGTGACTTAGCAGATGCTTGGAAAAAGATTTTACCAAGTGTTGACTTTGGAGCAGCTGCTAAAAGTAATTAA
- the ytpR gene encoding YtpR family tRNA-binding protein: MIATYNTNVGDVLMLIVANDKGQKVSFERKGKVARVFVEETKETVAWNIFEAKSLIPNLSVNGQVELSADDIEVLNKELGKSGFTELLVHDIQAKFVVAEIVEMEDHPDSDHLHICKVNAGFADPVQIVCGAPNAAVGLKTVAALPEAMMPNGALIFSGALRGIASYGMLCSARELALPNAPEVRGIIELPDNLVAGTAFDAATMWQA, translated from the coding sequence ATGATTGCAACATATAACACAAACGTTGGCGATGTCTTAATGCTTATCGTGGCAAATGACAAAGGGCAAAAGGTGAGCTTTGAGCGCAAGGGAAAAGTCGCACGAGTGTTCGTTGAAGAAACGAAAGAAACAGTGGCTTGGAATATCTTTGAAGCTAAGAGCTTAATCCCCAACCTATCCGTTAATGGACAAGTTGAATTATCAGCAGATGACATTGAAGTATTGAATAAAGAACTTGGGAAATCAGGTTTTACTGAACTTCTTGTTCATGACATCCAAGCTAAATTCGTTGTTGCTGAAATCGTTGAAATGGAAGATCACCCAGATTCTGATCACCTTCACATCTGTAAAGTTAATGCTGGTTTTGCTGATCCGGTTCAAATTGTTTGTGGTGCGCCAAATGCAGCGGTAGGTTTAAAAACAGTTGCTGCCCTTCCAGAAGCGATGATGCCAAATGGCGCTTTGATTTTTTCAGGTGCTTTGCGTGGTATTGCTTCTTATGGAATGCTTTGCTCAGCTCGTGAGTTAGCATTGCCAAATGCACCAGAAGTTCGTGGCATCATTGAACTACCTGATAATCTGGTTGCTGGTACAGCGTTTGATGCAGCAACGATGTGGCAAGCTTAA
- a CDS encoding single-stranded DNA-binding protein: protein MNKTMLIGRLTSTPEISKTTNEKSYVRTTLAVNRRYKNENGERETDFISIVLWGKQAESLVSYAKKGTLISVEGEIRTRNYLDKQNQKHYVTEILILTYDVLESRATIAHRENTARLEETVLEAEELPF, encoded by the coding sequence ATGAACAAAACAATGCTTATTGGTCGTTTGACCAGCACACCAGAAATTTCGAAAACGACCAATGAAAAATCCTATGTCCGAACGACTTTGGCCGTTAATCGACGCTATAAAAATGAAAATGGGGAACGAGAAACAGATTTTATTTCAATTGTTTTGTGGGGAAAACAAGCAGAAAGTCTGGTTTCTTATGCTAAAAAAGGGACTTTGATTTCCGTAGAAGGCGAGATTCGGACACGCAATTATTTGGACAAACAAAATCAAAAACATTATGTCACTGAAATTTTGATTTTAACTTATGATGTGTTGGAAAGTCGAGCGACAATTGCTCACCGAGAAAATACAGCAAGACTGGAGGAAACTGTGCTTGAAGCGGAAGAATTGCCCTTTTAA
- a CDS encoding thioredoxin family protein — MIIPENIESLAELVKASGKRVFFFTADWCGDCNFIKPKMPEIEAENPEFEFVQVDRDEYMDVAVEWGIMGIPSFVVLEDGKETARLVNKLRKTKEEVNNFLASAK, encoded by the coding sequence ATGATTATCCCAGAAAATATTGAAAGCTTAGCAGAATTAGTTAAAGCATCAGGAAAACGTGTCTTCTTTTTCACAGCTGACTGGTGTGGTGACTGTAACTTTATCAAACCCAAAATGCCTGAAATAGAAGCTGAAAACCCAGAGTTTGAATTTGTGCAAGTTGATCGTGACGAATACATGGATGTCGCAGTAGAATGGGGCATCATGGGCATTCCAAGTTTTGTTGTTCTTGAAGATGGCAAAGAAACTGCGCGTTTGGTCAATAAATTACGCAAAACAAAAGAAGAAGTTAATAACTTTTTAGCAAGCGCTAAGTAA
- the nox gene encoding H2O-forming NADH oxidase: protein MKIVVLGTNHAGIAAANTLLDNYPGHEIVMIDRNNNMSYLGCGTAIWVGRQIEKPDELFYAKPADFEAKGAKILTETEVSEIDFAKKEVHARTKSGEEIIETYDKLVLATGSRPIIPNLPGKDLEGIHFLKLFQEGQAVDEEFAKTEVKRVAVIGAGYIGTEIAEAASRRGKEVLLFDAESTSLASYYDPEFAQTMDKNLQEHGIELHFGEFAKEFKGNNGRVSQIVTDKASYDVDLVINCIGFTANSALAADHLDTLNNGAIKVDKHQQSSDPDVYAVGDVATIYSNALQDFTYIALASNAVRSGIVAGHNIGGTPLESAGVQGSNGISIFGYHMTSTGFSLKAAKKAGFDVAYTDFEDKQKAWFFHEDNDSVKIRIVYEKESRRIVGAQLASYSEIIGGNINMFSLAIQDQKTVDDIALLDLFFLPHFNSPYNYMTVAALNAK, encoded by the coding sequence ATGAAAATCGTGGTTCTCGGAACAAACCATGCGGGTATTGCCGCAGCAAATACTTTACTAGACAATTATCCAGGTCATGAAATCGTGATGATTGACCGCAATAACAACATGAGCTATTTGGGCTGTGGAACGGCGATTTGGGTTGGTCGCCAGATTGAAAAACCTGACGAATTATTTTATGCAAAACCAGCTGATTTTGAGGCAAAAGGAGCTAAAATTTTGACTGAAACAGAAGTTTCAGAGATTGATTTTGCTAAAAAAGAAGTTCACGCAAGAACAAAATCAGGTGAAGAAATCATCGAAACTTATGACAAACTTGTTTTAGCAACAGGTTCACGACCAATTATCCCTAATTTACCTGGGAAAGATTTAGAAGGAATTCATTTTCTGAAGCTTTTCCAAGAAGGCCAAGCCGTTGATGAAGAATTTGCCAAAACAGAAGTCAAACGTGTCGCTGTTATTGGAGCAGGCTATATCGGGACTGAAATTGCCGAAGCGGCAAGTCGTCGGGGTAAAGAAGTTTTACTTTTTGACGCAGAATCAACATCTCTTGCCTCTTATTATGATCCCGAGTTTGCCCAAACTATGGATAAAAATTTGCAAGAGCATGGCATTGAGCTTCATTTTGGTGAATTTGCTAAAGAATTTAAAGGAAACAATGGCCGTGTATCACAAATCGTGACGGACAAAGCTTCTTATGATGTAGATCTTGTTATTAACTGTATCGGTTTTACGGCTAATAGCGCCTTGGCTGCAGATCATTTGGACACTCTCAATAATGGTGCAATCAAAGTCGATAAACATCAACAATCCAGTGATCCTGATGTGTATGCTGTTGGTGACGTGGCAACGATTTATTCGAATGCTTTGCAAGATTTTACCTACATTGCCCTCGCCTCTAATGCAGTTCGCTCAGGGATTGTTGCGGGACATAATATTGGAGGAACACCGCTCGAGTCAGCGGGTGTGCAAGGATCAAATGGGATTTCTATCTTTGGCTACCACATGACCTCAACTGGTTTTTCGCTTAAAGCAGCTAAAAAGGCGGGATTTGATGTGGCTTATACTGACTTTGAAGATAAGCAAAAAGCTTGGTTCTTTCACGAGGATAATGACAGCGTTAAAATTCGGATTGTTTATGAAAAAGAGAGTCGCCGTATTGTAGGTGCTCAGCTGGCAAGTTACAGTGAAATCATTGGCGGAAATATCAATATGTTTAGCTTGGCTATTCAAGATCAAAAAACAGTGGATGATATTGCTTTACTTGATTTGTTCTTCTTGCCTCACTTCAACAGTCCTTATAACTATATGACTGTTGCCGCTTTAAATGCTAAATAA
- the groES gene encoding co-chaperone GroES, with product MLKPLENRVVLRVKQEEEKSIGGIVLTSASQEKPQTAEVVAVGAGKTTNHGTLISPVVKVGDTVIFEKFAGTTVKMDGEEFLILKDSDLLAIVE from the coding sequence ATGTTGAAACCTTTAGAGAATCGCGTGGTTTTACGTGTAAAACAAGAAGAGGAAAAATCAATTGGTGGGATTGTCTTAACAAGCGCCTCACAAGAAAAACCTCAAACAGCTGAAGTGGTTGCTGTCGGTGCAGGAAAAACAACGAATCATGGGACACTGATTTCTCCAGTAGTAAAAGTTGGGGATACAGTAATCTTTGAAAAATTTGCTGGAACGACAGTAAAAATGGACGGTGAAGAGTTCTTGATTCTCAAAGATTCAGACCTTCTGGCGATTGTTGAGTAA
- the tyrS gene encoding tyrosine--tRNA ligase, whose product MNIFDELKARGLIFQTTDEDALRKALTEGMVSYYVGYDPTADSLHLGNLVQILTMRRLQLAGHKPYALVGGATGLIGDPSFKDSERALQTKDTVTQWSGKIRAQLERFLDFENGENKAEMTNNYNWFEKLTFIDFLRDVGKHFTVNYMISKDSVKSRMETGISYTEFAYQIMQGYDFYELNQLHNVTLQLGGSDQWGNMTAGTELLRRKADKQGHVITIPLITDSTGKKFGKSEGNAVWLDAAKTSPYEMYQFWLNVDDADAVKMLKIFTFLSLEEIAEIEKEFDAARHERLAQKVLAREVVTLVHGKDAYEQAVKTSEILFGGGDLRQLDAKSILTGLKAAPQYQVSADENLALVELLISSGIVNSKRQAREDITNGAIYINGERVQDLEYALSDTDKIEGQLTVIRRGKKKNFILTY is encoded by the coding sequence ATGAACATTTTTGACGAACTTAAAGCACGTGGTTTGATTTTCCAAACGACTGATGAAGATGCGCTCCGCAAGGCGCTCACGGAGGGAATGGTTTCCTATTATGTTGGTTATGATCCTACTGCTGATTCTCTCCATCTGGGAAATTTGGTGCAAATTTTGACGATGCGTCGTTTGCAACTGGCTGGCCACAAACCTTATGCGCTGGTTGGTGGTGCGACTGGGTTGATTGGTGATCCTTCGTTTAAAGATTCTGAACGTGCCCTTCAAACCAAAGATACGGTTACACAATGGTCTGGAAAAATCCGCGCCCAACTTGAACGTTTTCTTGATTTTGAAAATGGCGAAAACAAAGCAGAGATGACGAATAACTACAATTGGTTTGAAAAACTGACTTTCATTGATTTCTTGCGAGATGTGGGTAAACATTTCACTGTTAATTACATGATTTCTAAGGATTCTGTGAAATCTCGTATGGAAACAGGGATTTCTTATACGGAGTTTGCTTACCAAATTATGCAAGGTTATGATTTTTACGAGCTTAATCAATTACACAATGTGACTTTACAGCTGGGTGGTTCTGACCAATGGGGTAACATGACTGCTGGTACTGAACTTTTACGTCGTAAAGCTGATAAACAAGGACATGTTATCACTATTCCTTTGATTACAGACTCAACGGGTAAGAAATTTGGGAAATCTGAAGGGAATGCGGTTTGGCTTGATGCAGCGAAGACTTCTCCTTATGAAATGTACCAATTTTGGCTCAATGTTGATGACGCCGATGCTGTAAAAATGCTTAAGATTTTCACTTTCCTTTCATTAGAAGAGATTGCTGAAATCGAAAAAGAATTTGATGCAGCTCGCCATGAACGCTTAGCGCAAAAAGTCCTAGCGCGTGAAGTAGTCACTTTAGTGCATGGTAAAGACGCTTATGAGCAAGCTGTGAAAACTTCTGAAATTTTATTTGGTGGTGGTGATTTACGTCAATTAGATGCGAAGTCAATTTTGACTGGGCTGAAGGCTGCGCCACAATACCAAGTTAGTGCTGATGAAAATCTGGCTTTGGTTGAGTTGCTGATTTCTTCTGGTATTGTTAATTCTAAGCGCCAAGCGCGTGAAGATATTACAAATGGTGCGATTTATATCAATGGCGAACGGGTGCAGGATTTGGAATATGCGCTTTCTGACACAGATAAGATTGAGGGACAATTGACCGTTATCCGCCGTGGTAAAAAGAAGAACTTTATTTTAACATACTAA